A DNA window from Paenibacillus sp. HWE-109 contains the following coding sequences:
- a CDS encoding golvesin C-terminal-like domain-containing protein, with protein MGSTIIIDCWDKACFIQGEWFLSKLRGNREQDTIYSNTAGNSLFFVPAFEKAGLYKVSVYTIKAGGEQHYEIRHNGACDWAASSPSAGESGWVELGTYWFRADGSEYVKLISQDGCTRGTSIMLEFTEGTKALANSRSFITKRSAIEGVSSPAYFEIKGEILDCTDAAYTELGDWKDARLENYLEKSITRVSSTLGDSVKWYVTTPNLSAQEEGDFAVYVWMPYGNNSGASVKYTVQTLHGSWIKEIDQEKRYRGGWTKLLTVRAAGDTGLGVTLEVMSERDTYASAVKLVRTDAAEDAPANMMGEADTETVAILVNQSGYDIGRAKRATVVNTPDETPFFIKDAQTNETVYSGEVVNYIADFSKLNPDKKSVYYVESNGAVSYTFTVANHWIQRVSVPPAVAFMNHARNDAWLPGLTSIAWRDSHQFSFELGSLALMYMSNPSLYENMPRNIFQLDQTMFNKLKTQNEPDLIWLMKFAVERYYDLKVNQAHSLHPLIKEQLSYFIYLCPSIKAYVSEEDYIRIRDFTIEEWTSSDQTNTQKWYDIEGEKYNLLEVQTVFGGIKGSFPPAHAIVPNLLMYEVVKRDRLGGEERYLDTAYRNCEYILDHIDIASPYYSKGQRMSEYIVMQNLAYFQEMYPQQAPARLITEINRWAKKMIARSANMWDMRMASSVSAGDEQDYWTGAAYAKANDPRITAIMNEPGSEAGIQAAMFAAARVIDNPQVAGRLKEIGIAGIDHMFGRNPYGRMFFFDAVRDIEGAHSGWFSKHEVAGNGRLGDVPGRIDASPKEMAYPFNPKADPGYVEGWVAFNSAWNCSIAYSAGDEIELMIDRDQAQIGEGVQIRLKAPIHMDSEKVETARVQVTDTISGKMECLCVTKEDQDSMYFIGVYLVPEGAGRLEFSYGYGLFKKLAKVTIVSEL; from the coding sequence TTGGGTTCTACAATCATAATAGATTGCTGGGATAAAGCATGTTTCATACAGGGAGAATGGTTTCTGTCCAAACTCAGAGGAAACAGGGAACAAGATACAATTTACTCAAATACGGCTGGAAACTCACTGTTTTTCGTGCCAGCATTTGAGAAAGCGGGTCTTTATAAGGTATCTGTATATACAATTAAGGCAGGCGGAGAACAGCATTATGAAATCCGTCATAACGGCGCCTGCGACTGGGCAGCATCTTCTCCATCTGCTGGTGAATCAGGCTGGGTAGAATTAGGCACATACTGGTTTAGAGCTGACGGAAGCGAGTATGTCAAATTGATCTCACAGGACGGATGCACTCGGGGAACGTCGATCATGTTGGAGTTTACCGAGGGAACGAAAGCATTGGCGAATAGCAGATCGTTTATAACTAAGCGTTCTGCAATTGAAGGAGTTTCGTCACCGGCATATTTCGAAATAAAAGGTGAGATTCTAGATTGCACCGACGCCGCGTATACCGAATTGGGAGACTGGAAGGATGCCCGTCTAGAAAATTATTTAGAGAAAAGCATCACCAGAGTGTCATCGACGCTGGGAGATTCCGTGAAGTGGTACGTAACGACACCCAATCTATCCGCACAAGAAGAGGGGGATTTTGCGGTGTATGTTTGGATGCCTTATGGGAATAACAGCGGGGCAAGTGTAAAATATACGGTCCAAACATTGCATGGTAGTTGGATCAAAGAAATCGATCAAGAAAAGCGGTACAGAGGAGGCTGGACGAAACTTCTGACGGTTCGCGCTGCGGGGGATACCGGTTTAGGGGTAACTTTGGAGGTAATGTCAGAGAGGGATACCTATGCCTCGGCAGTTAAACTGGTCCGAACGGATGCAGCGGAGGACGCCCCTGCGAATATGATGGGTGAAGCGGATACGGAAACGGTTGCTATACTAGTCAATCAATCCGGATATGACATAGGGAGAGCCAAGAGAGCGACAGTTGTCAATACACCTGATGAAACCCCCTTCTTTATCAAGGATGCTCAGACAAATGAAACGGTTTATTCGGGAGAGGTTGTCAACTATATAGCCGATTTCTCTAAGCTGAACCCTGATAAGAAAAGCGTATACTATGTCGAGTCAAATGGTGCCGTTTCTTATACGTTTACTGTGGCAAATCATTGGATTCAGCGTGTTTCCGTTCCTCCGGCAGTCGCCTTCATGAATCATGCCAGAAACGATGCCTGGCTTCCTGGACTTACCAGTATCGCCTGGCGCGACAGCCATCAGTTTTCATTTGAGTTAGGCTCGTTGGCGTTGATGTATATGTCGAATCCGTCCTTGTACGAAAACATGCCGCGAAACATTTTTCAGCTTGACCAAACGATGTTTAATAAGTTGAAAACGCAGAATGAGCCAGACCTGATTTGGCTGATGAAGTTTGCAGTAGAACGGTACTATGACCTGAAGGTGAATCAAGCTCATAGTTTGCATCCTCTCATTAAGGAACAGTTATCGTATTTCATCTATCTTTGTCCTTCTATCAAGGCGTATGTGTCAGAGGAGGATTACATAAGAATCAGAGATTTTACAATCGAGGAGTGGACTTCGTCCGATCAGACAAATACACAGAAATGGTACGATATTGAGGGCGAAAAGTATAACCTCCTTGAGGTTCAAACCGTATTTGGAGGAATTAAAGGCTCTTTTCCGCCGGCGCATGCGATCGTTCCGAATCTGTTGATGTACGAGGTAGTCAAACGGGATCGGCTTGGCGGAGAGGAACGGTATTTGGATACAGCTTACAGAAATTGTGAATATATCCTTGACCATATTGATATAGCAAGCCCTTATTATTCCAAAGGTCAGCGAATGAGTGAGTACATCGTTATGCAAAATCTTGCTTATTTTCAGGAGATGTACCCTCAACAAGCACCGGCAAGATTAATCACTGAAATCAATCGTTGGGCGAAAAAAATGATCGCACGCTCCGCCAATATGTGGGATATGAGGATGGCATCTTCTGTCTCTGCTGGCGATGAACAAGACTACTGGACTGGAGCGGCTTATGCCAAGGCCAATGACCCCCGAATTACGGCGATAATGAATGAGCCAGGGAGTGAGGCGGGTATTCAGGCAGCGATGTTTGCTGCTGCGAGAGTCATCGATAACCCACAAGTGGCCGGGCGGCTGAAGGAAATCGGCATCGCAGGAATCGATCATATGTTTGGTCGCAATCCCTATGGCCGAATGTTCTTTTTTGATGCTGTCAGGGATATCGAAGGGGCGCATTCGGGCTGGTTCTCTAAGCATGAAGTCGCTGGAAATGGTCGACTTGGTGACGTCCCGGGACGAATTGATGCTTCGCCGAAAGAAATGGCGTACCCCTTTAATCCAAAAGCAGATCCCGGATATGTTGAAGGCTGGGTGGCTTTCAATTCAGCATGGAACTGTTCAATTGCTTATAGCGCTGGGGATGAAATTGAACTTATGATTGATAGGGATCAAGCACAAATTGGAGAGGGCGTTCAAATTCGATTAAAAGCGCCAATTCATATGGACAGTGAAAAGGTAGAGACAGCGAGGGTCCAAGTAACCGATACGATTTCAGGCAAAATGGAGTGTCTATGTGTGACTAAAGAAGACCAAGACAGCATGTATTTCATAGGCGTTTACCTTGTGCCGGAAGGTGCCGGAAGACTGGAATTCTCGTATGGATACGGATTGTTTAAGAAATTGGCAAAAGTAACGATAGTATCGGAGCTATAG
- a CDS encoding golvesin C-terminal-like domain-containing protein yields the protein MMKATTRKKLKDLLITVLVFSWIFMSIGPGVGHAADPADEIIIDYGMSGYTETGTWSSTTTYKGYDNSSTRSAAYSSSPTAKWTPTIINEGNYDIYMYKVVSSNGDPNAKIDIVTSSGTITKTVDYTAGSSEWVNLGNYPLAAGSTGSIKLNGNTAGRYSRADAVKFVKNDTVITNPDPTPTPTPTPTPTPTPTPTPTPTPSPVDDIIIDFGMPGYSEYAASGNWSSASASLYAGYNNTTTRSAGATSRPYAEWRPTITNPGNYDVYIYKVVSSSGDYDGRIDITYNGGKEYQYLNFTTGSSGWVLLGNYPLASGTNGFVRLKADTVGTYIRADAMKFVKNESVDKAVDSVNTIVIDEGMGGYTETGTWMNATDPKGYNNSSTKYADSTLHPSAQWTPTIINSGNYDVYMYKVVSADGDSNAKADITGSAGTVTYTMNETEGNSGWVLLGNFPFDSGNTGFVKLTGNSPGTYVRSDAVKFVRNEARKLFPELETLIGSASALLPDTIEGALAGQYAPGAKIRLQGLIDSAVSVMQRKETITSSDIVYSEIADLNMGISLFKAAKNAAISESLYMIPNPMINKLKASELRQQPDLIHTLSRFDFSVADYVYNTSVTTPLGTVNFNIDSNWSDFMFPNHIMGNKKSAIQGEYYQYNSGTPKGMTKLKVYKNAGVSVDDHAVVSIHHNGKTDTRTLDMNTEKDGWYELGDYFFGGTKDEYVRFTRGSLDSTKPTVTLPISYEVMREQMHRNQSEAEQATQFPVGYREMGSWQNSSLVSDNTYSVPRISTEKDASAVYNPGKMTAGKYEVFAYIPTRTQTGDNSFQVEVYHDGKVETMAFNQTKMESGWLPLGEYAFSGIGNELVKVTKLSTGAETIASSVKFTTLQLDGVTMNSTIVTTNSNATSVDSSNISMTEKVRTAQVTPGLSPNDHKILTDAYRKVPFAKYYRHYNENYTGVFKWNPMITEPGDYKVSYLVASYQTELTKDFPTDFSFDIYHNGTMDTVVVPNNNLVGESWYNLGNFHFAAGSQDEYFVMKDLKFFSAIKFEKQSPDHSIIKETIATTYKFYNEQQVDDVSDEKIKQIVNAMADQDYLSGMISDYKFLPDQQVTRSEFIAVLTRLLKFPENPLAATYSDTIGADVNYKGHIGAAKEAGLLYGIDTTNGALGVNVPVDRTFAAVLLSNAIDYTGRFLNVDNFFAQSPSSYLEQNISDAAQVKTYALQEAFSRLLKLGVMPKDTDNAIQPDRQLTRTDAIVMLNEFDGQLLSAGPDLRFDWHTTFSDDFNGPNFDWSKWSSDNVNLFAGIVGRWPDSIEQTDGVVKLKNEVTNRAGAPYSGASITSNYMQKYGYFEARYKYPDTYGHHTSYWAKNGPGTDFNWNEGTGQDEVSNNVWFLQEKPAPEIGLRWLRDAKWSTHDNNFKELHNFGGYIEPPGFYMSYDNQITYRVDDITDYLSAVGRIDVPYPNILSTTLTRFDGMLDINKVVGTAAEFDWVRNYSKTASSDPLSLYPVYRPVLIPQDSLTMDDPDQPNKKEFVLKFNKQMKASSFTTDQVMVSKVGGGHVPSYTISQITPLRFKISFNEMLEDNSDYEVIVTTGIKDSLDNSLSENQQVTFHVDLADSSSAALTDLRVNGITLSGFEWNKRNYTLSVPYATTVSAITYTAASPAASVVVNGGTNLIVGDNPVTVTVTAQDGVTSVYSIVITRNSEELTFKPIARLSGISQIVSGQSFSMNYGLSNVSNSVYAAVYTQELTFQFNPSFLEFVSASSLSADLTVDSVKTDIPGEVRILLKSQGAGISSEEDLLKLNWKAKAISQTTNADISLTRGQLAHTSGLLTSLAGLTKNIQIIYQTTNENTQSTQIAQTIQTTQSANGIKITNLSPKVVKKADGHTTSVWDVDAATMTEAIKALVSSGNQNQILLEVKGATDAAQVQLPGAVIMDAQSKVSTAVITVKFDAMTYDLPVKSIDLQSLADALGTDVGNVRINVNIEKLNGTVANQLDAKIKQLGYQSLAQAVEFNVTAESNGKIISVNDFGKTYVSRTMELTQMIDPAKATAVMYNPKTGEISFVPAVFTLSNGMVQATIKRPGNSIYTVIKSSKSFDDMKRHWAKEDVELLASNLVIKGMTELDFVPENQITRAEFAALLVRGLGLTESSTVKFTDVVETNWYYGAVGAAVNLGLVEGFEDGTFRPNSNITREEMAVMISRAMYLAGSKSETSAKGFAVYEDAKAISGWAKDAVAQAINYGIMNGITPSRFMPGERATRAQAAVILKRLLQFAKLMNE from the coding sequence ATGATGAAAGCAACAACACGGAAAAAGCTTAAAGATTTACTAATCACAGTACTTGTATTTTCATGGATCTTCATGAGCATAGGTCCAGGTGTTGGGCATGCAGCGGATCCAGCAGACGAGATCATAATTGATTATGGTATGTCTGGTTATACAGAAACAGGTACATGGAGCAGTACTACCACATATAAAGGATATGATAATTCATCGACCAGATCAGCTGCTTATTCGTCAAGTCCAACTGCTAAATGGACACCGACAATTATTAATGAGGGTAATTATGATATTTATATGTATAAGGTTGTTTCATCCAATGGAGATCCGAATGCCAAAATAGACATTGTCACAAGCTCTGGAACGATTACGAAAACCGTGGATTATACGGCAGGCAGTTCGGAATGGGTAAACTTGGGAAATTATCCCTTGGCTGCAGGATCCACTGGATCAATTAAGCTAAACGGAAATACGGCTGGCAGGTACTCAAGAGCTGATGCCGTTAAATTTGTAAAAAATGATACAGTAATCACGAATCCAGACCCGACGCCGACACCGACGCCGACGCCGACGCCGACACCAACACCAACACCAACACCAACACCAACACCTTCTCCAGTCGATGACATTATTATTGACTTCGGAATGCCAGGCTACAGCGAATATGCAGCTTCAGGAAATTGGTCGTCTGCGAGTGCCTCGCTTTATGCGGGTTATAATAATACGACAACTAGATCTGCAGGGGCTACTAGTAGACCCTACGCGGAGTGGAGACCGACGATCACAAATCCGGGTAATTACGATGTGTATATTTATAAAGTTGTGTCCTCGAGCGGCGACTACGATGGCAGAATAGACATTACGTATAATGGGGGAAAAGAATATCAATACTTGAACTTCACCACAGGGAGTTCAGGGTGGGTGCTTTTAGGGAATTATCCCTTAGCTTCAGGAACTAATGGATTTGTTAGATTGAAAGCAGATACCGTAGGCACATATATCAGGGCGGATGCCATGAAATTTGTAAAAAATGAAAGCGTAGACAAGGCCGTTGATTCCGTGAATACGATAGTTATTGACGAAGGAATGGGCGGTTATACGGAAACAGGTACCTGGATGAACGCAACAGATCCTAAAGGGTATAATAATTCATCCACTAAGTATGCTGATAGCACTTTACATCCAAGTGCTCAATGGACTCCTACGATCATAAACTCAGGTAATTACGATGTGTATATGTATAAAGTCGTTTCAGCCGACGGCGACTCCAATGCCAAAGCAGATATTACCGGTAGCGCTGGGACAGTAACTTACACTATGAATGAAACGGAAGGCAATTCAGGTTGGGTCCTTCTAGGCAACTTTCCCTTTGACTCAGGAAACACCGGGTTTGTGAAGCTAACAGGGAATTCGCCTGGAACGTATGTAAGGTCAGATGCCGTAAAGTTCGTAAGAAATGAAGCCAGAAAGTTGTTTCCAGAGCTGGAAACTCTGATCGGATCCGCGTCCGCTCTGTTGCCAGATACAATTGAAGGTGCATTAGCAGGCCAATATGCACCTGGTGCAAAAATAAGGCTTCAAGGGTTAATAGATAGTGCCGTATCTGTCATGCAACGAAAGGAGACCATTACGTCTAGCGACATCGTCTATTCAGAAATTGCTGATTTGAATATGGGAATTTCTCTCTTCAAAGCTGCTAAGAATGCTGCAATATCCGAATCATTGTATATGATTCCAAATCCTATGATTAATAAGCTTAAGGCAAGCGAATTAAGACAACAGCCCGATTTAATTCATACACTTTCCAGATTCGATTTTAGCGTTGCGGATTATGTGTATAACACTTCTGTCACGACGCCACTTGGGACTGTTAATTTTAATATTGATTCAAATTGGTCAGACTTTATGTTTCCGAATCATATCATGGGGAACAAGAAATCCGCCATTCAAGGTGAGTATTATCAGTATAATTCGGGCACGCCAAAAGGCATGACGAAATTAAAGGTCTACAAGAACGCCGGGGTTTCTGTAGACGACCATGCTGTCGTTTCCATTCATCATAATGGTAAAACAGATACACGGACTCTGGATATGAATACAGAAAAAGACGGTTGGTACGAACTAGGCGATTATTTCTTTGGCGGGACCAAAGATGAGTATGTTCGATTTACCAGAGGATCGCTTGACTCGACCAAACCTACTGTTACATTGCCGATTTCATACGAGGTTATGAGGGAGCAAATGCACAGAAATCAGAGCGAGGCTGAACAAGCAACCCAATTCCCGGTTGGCTACAGAGAAATGGGAAGTTGGCAGAATTCCTCTTTGGTGTCTGACAATACCTACTCCGTACCTCGAATATCTACAGAAAAAGATGCTTCTGCGGTTTACAACCCCGGCAAAATGACTGCTGGGAAATATGAGGTGTTTGCTTACATTCCAACTCGAACACAGACAGGGGATAACAGCTTTCAAGTAGAAGTTTACCATGACGGCAAGGTTGAAACGATGGCATTTAATCAAACGAAGATGGAAAGCGGATGGCTACCATTAGGCGAGTACGCCTTTTCGGGAATTGGCAACGAACTTGTCAAAGTGACAAAACTATCTACTGGTGCTGAGACGATTGCTTCAAGCGTGAAATTTACAACTCTTCAATTAGATGGAGTAACGATGAACAGCACGATTGTCACAACCAATTCTAATGCAACATCAGTTGATTCTAGCAATATTTCTATGACAGAAAAAGTAAGAACTGCTCAGGTAACACCAGGGTTATCACCAAATGATCACAAAATTTTGACGGATGCTTACCGCAAGGTTCCTTTTGCGAAGTATTATCGCCACTATAATGAAAATTATACGGGTGTTTTCAAATGGAATCCAATGATAACTGAACCCGGAGACTACAAGGTTTCCTATTTAGTTGCTAGTTACCAGACAGAGCTCACCAAAGATTTCCCCACAGATTTCTCCTTTGATATTTATCACAACGGTACAATGGATACGGTTGTCGTACCTAACAATAATCTTGTTGGTGAAAGTTGGTATAATCTAGGAAACTTCCATTTCGCAGCAGGTTCGCAAGACGAGTATTTTGTTATGAAAGATTTAAAGTTTTTCAGCGCGATCAAATTTGAGAAGCAATCCCCTGATCATTCAATCATTAAGGAGACTATTGCAACCACTTACAAATTCTATAACGAGCAGCAAGTGGATGACGTCAGTGATGAGAAAATAAAGCAAATCGTGAACGCGATGGCGGACCAAGACTATTTAAGCGGAATGATATCCGATTACAAGTTCTTGCCTGACCAACAGGTAACACGTTCCGAATTCATTGCTGTATTGACCCGATTGTTAAAATTTCCAGAAAATCCGTTAGCAGCGACGTACTCTGACACGATAGGAGCCGATGTAAACTATAAGGGCCACATTGGGGCGGCTAAAGAAGCTGGACTTCTATACGGTATCGATACGACAAATGGGGCTTTAGGTGTGAATGTCCCAGTAGACCGTACTTTTGCAGCTGTTCTTTTATCAAATGCAATCGACTATACGGGTAGATTCTTAAACGTCGATAATTTCTTTGCGCAGAGTCCATCCTCCTATTTGGAACAGAACATTAGCGATGCTGCTCAGGTGAAAACGTATGCCTTACAGGAAGCTTTTTCCCGGCTTTTAAAACTGGGAGTTATGCCTAAAGATACTGACAATGCTATACAGCCAGACAGGCAGCTCACAAGAACCGATGCCATAGTTATGCTGAACGAATTTGATGGGCAGTTATTATCGGCAGGGCCCGACCTAAGATTTGACTGGCATACGACGTTTTCTGACGACTTCAACGGTCCTAATTTTGATTGGAGCAAGTGGAGTTCCGATAATGTGAACTTGTTTGCAGGCATAGTAGGCAGATGGCCTGACAGCATCGAACAAACAGATGGTGTGGTGAAACTTAAAAATGAAGTGACGAATCGGGCAGGAGCTCCCTATTCAGGGGCATCTATTACGTCCAACTATATGCAGAAATACGGTTATTTTGAAGCTCGTTACAAGTATCCGGATACTTACGGACATCACACTTCCTATTGGGCGAAAAACGGCCCAGGTACGGATTTCAACTGGAACGAAGGGACAGGACAGGACGAAGTTTCAAACAACGTATGGTTCTTGCAAGAAAAACCGGCGCCAGAGATTGGATTAAGATGGCTTAGAGATGCTAAATGGTCAACCCATGATAATAATTTCAAAGAGTTGCACAATTTTGGCGGATACATCGAACCCCCCGGTTTTTATATGTCCTATGATAATCAGATCACTTATCGTGTGGATGATATCACAGATTATCTATCTGCAGTAGGAAGAATTGATGTGCCTTATCCAAACATATTAAGCACAACTTTGACTCGGTTTGATGGCATGCTGGATATTAATAAGGTTGTCGGGACAGCTGCAGAATTTGATTGGGTGCGAAATTATTCCAAAACAGCCAGCAGTGATCCATTATCTCTCTATCCCGTTTATCGTCCTGTGCTCATTCCTCAGGATAGTCTAACGATGGACGATCCCGATCAACCGAATAAGAAGGAATTTGTGTTGAAATTTAACAAACAGATGAAGGCCTCATCTTTTACAACAGATCAGGTCATGGTATCCAAGGTAGGCGGAGGCCATGTTCCAAGTTACACGATTTCACAGATTACTCCTCTTAGGTTCAAAATATCTTTCAACGAAATGCTTGAAGATAATTCGGATTATGAGGTTATTGTGACAACCGGCATTAAGGATAGCTTGGACAATAGCTTGTCAGAAAATCAACAGGTTACCTTCCATGTGGATCTTGCCGATAGTTCTTCCGCTGCTTTAACAGATTTACGCGTCAACGGTATAACTTTGAGCGGGTTCGAATGGAATAAGCGGAATTATACGTTGTCGGTACCTTATGCTACGACGGTTTCTGCCATTACCTATACGGCAGCGAGTCCTGCGGCTTCGGTCGTCGTGAATGGCGGCACGAATTTGATTGTCGGCGACAATCCGGTAACCGTTACGGTGACGGCGCAAGACGGTGTTACTAGCGTTTATAGCATTGTGATAACTAGAAACAGTGAGGAGTTGACTTTTAAACCAATTGCAAGGCTTTCGGGGATATCTCAGATTGTATCAGGACAAAGTTTCAGCATGAATTATGGATTGAGCAATGTATCGAACAGTGTATACGCTGCTGTATACACCCAAGAACTGACGTTCCAGTTTAATCCGAGTTTCCTGGAATTTGTTTCTGCATCATCCTTGAGTGCTGACCTGACAGTGGATTCAGTTAAAACGGATATACCGGGGGAAGTCCGAATTTTACTTAAAAGTCAGGGTGCTGGCATTTCTTCAGAAGAAGATTTGTTGAAATTAAATTGGAAGGCTAAGGCGATTAGCCAGACAACCAATGCAGATATTTCGCTGACCCGAGGGCAGCTTGCCCATACATCGGGGTTGTTAACTTCCTTGGCTGGATTGACAAAAAACATTCAAATTATTTATCAAACAACAAATGAAAATACGCAATCAACACAAATAGCGCAAACCATACAAACCACGCAAAGCGCTAATGGAATTAAAATAACTAATTTGTCTCCGAAAGTAGTGAAAAAAGCAGACGGGCATACGACTTCCGTATGGGATGTGGATGCAGCAACTATGACCGAAGCCATTAAAGCGCTTGTCTCCTCCGGAAATCAAAATCAAATTTTGCTGGAAGTAAAAGGGGCTACGGATGCAGCGCAAGTACAACTTCCCGGTGCGGTGATTATGGATGCCCAGTCGAAGGTTTCTACGGCTGTCATCACCGTAAAATTTGATGCCATGACCTACGATTTGCCTGTTAAATCTATAGACCTACAGAGCTTGGCTGATGCGCTTGGCACTGATGTTGGGAATGTAAGAATCAATGTCAACATCGAGAAATTAAACGGAACAGTCGCAAACCAGTTGGATGCCAAAATTAAACAATTAGGATATCAGTCTTTGGCCCAAGCAGTTGAGTTTAATGTGACGGCGGAATCCAACGGCAAGATTATCTCCGTAAATGATTTTGGCAAAACGTATGTATCCAGAACGATGGAACTTACGCAGATGATCGATCCGGCAAAAGCAACAGCCGTTATGTACAATCCCAAAACGGGTGAAATAAGTTTTGTACCCGCAGTCTTTACGTTATCGAACGGCATGGTGCAAGCGACGATCAAACGTCCGGGCAACAGTATTTATACCGTAATAAAATCGTCAAAGTCGTTTGATGATATGAAAAGACATTGGGCAAAAGAGGATGTTGAGCTTCTTGCCTCCAATCTAGTAATCAAGGGAATGACGGAATTGGACTTTGTTCCCGAAAATCAAATTACTCGTGCGGAATTTGCAGCGCTTCTAGTACGAGGACTTGGATTGACAGAATCGAGCACTGTGAAATTTACTGACGTTGTGGAAACCAACTGGTACTACGGAGCGGTAGGAGCAGCCGTTAATTTGGGTCTGGTAGAAGGCTTTGAAGATGGAACGTTCCGCCCAAATTCCAATATTACGCGAGAAGAAATGGCGGTAATGATTTCGCGCGCAATGTACTTGGCAGGCAGCAAATCTGAAACAAGTGCAAAAGGATTTGCGGTGTATGAGGATGCGAAAGCGATTAGTGGATGGGCGAAAGATGCGGTTGCCCAAGCAATTAATTATGGCATCATGAACGGGATAACTCCAAGCCGTTTCATGCCGGGCGAAAGAGCAACGCGCGCGCAAGCAGCCGTTATCTTAAAGCGACTGCTGCAGTTTGCAAAATTGATGAATGAATAG
- a CDS encoding serine hydrolase codes for MIWTALVVCLLIIAFFALAAILQYADNKKTAQHVLTYFAKNRVYSSLYILHNDQPVLEYNSNKVMPLASTVKLILAVEYAKQAAHGLINPETLVSLNDVERYYIPGTDGGAHSSWKYDLKDYLENSNEVTLDEIARGMIQFSSNACTEYIFELLGGDRINASLAELGMLNHTSIFPISSAMLASMYVHDKEGLEGKRLIKRMREMSQEEYMSYACILHNILKNESDSATIKTLNRKESFKRSIQKLESERLPSGTTKEYASLMNKINSATYFSPDVQKILDRLVGRQPSAKSQYTRIGFKGGTTLFVVTSAMYGCKKNGETIEIAAFVNNSTGTENLWLRNKFDDFLATMMRDDEFRNKVIEKLASIAN; via the coding sequence GTGATTTGGACAGCTCTGGTCGTGTGTCTACTTATCATCGCCTTTTTTGCATTAGCAGCTATTCTGCAATATGCGGATAATAAAAAAACCGCACAGCATGTACTGACCTATTTTGCGAAAAATAGAGTCTATAGCTCATTATACATTTTGCATAACGACCAACCTGTTCTTGAATATAATTCAAACAAAGTCATGCCACTAGCCAGTACTGTTAAATTAATTCTTGCAGTGGAATATGCCAAGCAAGCAGCTCATGGGCTCATTAATCCTGAAACGCTAGTCAGCCTCAATGATGTGGAGAGATACTATATTCCTGGCACGGATGGAGGAGCTCATTCAAGCTGGAAATATGATTTGAAGGATTATCTTGAGAACAGCAATGAAGTGACACTGGACGAAATCGCAAGAGGAATGATTCAGTTCAGTTCGAATGCTTGTACCGAATATATATTTGAGCTGCTTGGAGGAGACAGAATTAATGCAAGCTTGGCAGAACTGGGGATGTTGAACCATACCTCCATATTCCCGATTTCTTCGGCCATGCTAGCTTCGATGTATGTACATGATAAAGAAGGGTTGGAGGGTAAACGTTTAATCAAGCGTATGCGTGAAATGAGTCAAGAGGAATATATGTCCTATGCTTGTATACTGCATAACATTCTAAAAAATGAGTCTGATTCAGCGACGATCAAAACATTGAACAGAAAAGAGAGCTTCAAAAGAAGCATTCAAAAGCTGGAGTCCGAGCGATTGCCCAGCGGAACAACAAAAGAATATGCTTCTTTAATGAATAAAATCAATAGCGCCACCTATTTTTCCCCCGACGTTCAAAAAATTTTGGATCGTTTGGTAGGAAGACAACCCTCCGCAAAATCCCAATATACTAGAATCGGGTTCAAAGGTGGGACTACACTATTTGTTGTTACTTCGGCCATGTATGGATGCAAGAAGAACGGTGAAACGATAGAAATTGCAGCCTTCGTTAACAATTCAACGGGAACAGAGAACTTATGGTTGAGAAACAAGTTCGATGACTTTCTGGCGACGATGATGCGGGATGACGAGTTTAGAAATAAGGTTATCGAGAAGCTTGCTTCAATTGCAAACTAA